The Stratiformator vulcanicus genome has a segment encoding these proteins:
- a CDS encoding glutamate synthase subunit beta, with amino-acid sequence MGNPTGFKTIERQNAPERDAKLRILDWKEFHLDPPEEQLRDQGARCMDCGVPFCHTGDLMAGMATGCPINNLIPEWNDLVYRGRWREALDRLHKTNNFPEFTGRVCPAPCEGSCVLGIIEPPVAIKSIECAIIDKGFEEGWVVPNPPEKRTGKTVAVIGSGPAGLAAAAQLNQAGHKVTVYERDDRIGGLLMYGIPNMKLDKAEVVQRRVDIMEAEGIKFVTSCKVGDDITADELKKKFDAVVLATGATAPNDFFAKTPGRSLKGIHFAMDFLRPNTQKVMGDSPKGYISAKGKKVLVIGGGDTGTDCIGTSIRQGCEKVVTFEIVPQPPGERTASNPWPQWPRILRVDYGHEEAEAKFGDDPRQFSIQTLEFVGDAKGNVKSIKACKVDWSKPVKNGPPFSVVPNSEFEVEADLIFLALGFKGPEPTVAEQLGVEFDVRGNYQAEHEQYTTNVDGVFAAGDCRRGQSLVVWAINEGRGVARECDRYLMGSTKLP; translated from the coding sequence ATGGGTAACCCCACCGGCTTTAAGACGATCGAACGACAGAACGCTCCCGAGCGGGACGCGAAGCTGCGGATTCTCGATTGGAAAGAATTTCATCTCGATCCGCCCGAGGAACAGCTCCGCGATCAGGGGGCCCGCTGCATGGATTGCGGGGTCCCCTTCTGCCACACCGGTGACCTGATGGCCGGGATGGCCACCGGCTGCCCGATTAACAATCTCATTCCGGAATGGAATGACCTTGTCTATCGTGGTCGCTGGCGCGAAGCGCTCGACCGACTGCATAAGACAAACAACTTCCCGGAATTTACAGGCCGAGTCTGCCCGGCACCCTGCGAAGGCTCCTGTGTGCTCGGGATTATCGAGCCCCCTGTTGCGATTAAGAGCATCGAATGCGCGATCATCGATAAGGGTTTCGAAGAAGGCTGGGTCGTTCCGAATCCCCCGGAGAAACGAACGGGGAAAACGGTTGCCGTCATCGGCTCCGGTCCCGCAGGGCTTGCGGCTGCGGCGCAGTTAAACCAAGCCGGGCACAAGGTGACCGTCTACGAGCGAGATGATCGCATCGGCGGCCTGCTCATGTACGGTATTCCGAATATGAAACTCGACAAGGCGGAAGTCGTTCAGCGTCGCGTCGATATCATGGAGGCCGAGGGCATCAAGTTCGTGACGAGTTGTAAGGTCGGCGACGACATCACCGCTGACGAACTTAAGAAGAAGTTCGATGCGGTGGTTCTGGCGACGGGTGCGACGGCCCCGAATGACTTTTTCGCAAAGACACCGGGTCGCAGCCTGAAGGGAATTCACTTCGCGATGGACTTCTTGCGTCCGAATACGCAGAAAGTGATGGGGGATAGTCCGAAGGGCTATATTTCTGCGAAAGGAAAGAAGGTCCTGGTCATCGGAGGTGGCGATACAGGGACCGACTGCATCGGAACGTCGATCCGTCAGGGATGTGAGAAAGTCGTGACTTTTGAAATCGTGCCGCAACCCCCGGGCGAAAGAACCGCCTCAAACCCCTGGCCTCAGTGGCCGCGTATTCTTCGCGTCGATTACGGTCATGAAGAAGCGGAAGCGAAGTTCGGCGACGACCCCCGGCAGTTCTCGATTCAAACGCTCGAATTCGTCGGGGATGCCAAAGGGAACGTCAAGTCGATCAAGGCCTGCAAGGTCGATTGGTCGAAGCCGGTTAAGAATGGTCCGCCGTTCAGCGTCGTGCCCAATTCAGAGTTCGAGGTCGAGGCTGATTTAATTTTCCTCGCCCTCGGCTTTAAGGGTCCGGAGCCGACCGTCGCCGAGCAATTGGGTGTCGAATTTGACGTCCGTGGCAACTATCAGGCCGAGCACGAGCAATACACGACGAATGTTGACGGTGTGTTTGCCGCAGGCGACTGTCGACGTGGCCAGAGCTTAGTGGTGTGGGCGATCAACGAAGGTCGCGGCGTTGCCCGCGAATGCGATCGTTATCTGATGGGATCGACGAAGCTGCCGTGA
- the gltB gene encoding glutamate synthase large subunit: protein MSHDNHTSPASNSLPESVLNGGRPPAHGLYDPEFEHDSCGVGFIADIKGRATHQILLDADRMLVHMEHRGACGCESNTGDGAGILTALPYEFFKKKAQTDLGIDLPEQGKFATGILFLPKIDSERDQCKQVFERLVAEQGQQFLGWRSVPTDPDAADIGPSARACEPVMEQPFIAAAEGIDSKEFDRQLYIIRKAASRALRLESDLDQRLMFYVCSLSTRLMIYKGMLSAPQVRPYFPDLNDEAFTTHLAMVHSRFATNTFPSWDRAQPLRYMAHNGEINTVRGNSNWMRARQGVMRSELFGDDLRKTFPIAEPECSDSGNFDNCLELLVQAGRPIPEAAMMMIPEAWQNHHAMPEQKRAFYEYYSTKMEPWDGPASVSFTDGKYIGACLDRNGLRPSRYYVTHDDRVVMASEVGVSSVEPENVKFKGRLQPGKMFLVDFEEGRIIPDEELKQRFSSARPYGEWLKSERIELGELAAGPTEPEDDSEALLRKMKAFGYTTETLNFMLVPLIKAKKDPIGSMGDDTALACLSDKPRMLYDYFKQLFAQVTNPAIDSIREEVIMSLECSIGPEGNLLGTEASDCQRLLVPHPILTNEEVASLKAIDHRGWTSKTIDITFPRSEGADGLKATLERIRSEAQQAINDGHSLVILSDRAIDADHVPVPSLLAVGAVHHHLVKHELRTRIGIVLESGEAREVHHFCLLAAYGCDAVNPYIAFESLKQVLKEGGVSKQEWTDEKLVAAYRKGVAKGMLKVFAKMGISTLQSYKGAQIFEALGLGREVIEAAFVGTASRIGGIGLDMVASEAIRRHELGFPSRTEGEDLPILPNLGLFAWRKGGEKHAWNPQTIAAVQAAARTGDKAAYNRFADLVNEETTRNAALRGLMRFKFEVCKSVPLEEVEPASEIVKRFCTGAMSYGSISAEAHESLAIAMNKLGGKSNTGEGGEDYKRFEPMENGESKRSAIKQVASGRFGVTSWYLTNADELQIKISQGAKPGEGGELPGHKVNKIIAATRHSTPGVGLISPPPHHDIYSIEDLAQLIFDLKNSNPSARVSVKLVSEVGVGTIASGVAKGHADNILIAGDSGGTGASPLTSVKHAGLPWELGLAETHQTLVMNDLRSRVRIQTDGQLKTGRDVAIATLLGAEEYGFATAPLITLGCIMMRKCHLNTCPVGIATQDPVLREKFNGQPESVVNYLFMVAEECREIMAKLGFRTINEMVGRCDVLEQDRTIDDPKAQVIDLSAILTPARKPHDAVQVFCDREQDHGLDDVKDVWLIKQAADALEDGDPVEIECEIENIDRAFGTTLSHEISKRWGQDGLAEDTIRIKASGSAGQSVGAWGVRGLTIEVDGDANDYVGKGLCGAKIIIRPPAVSTFVPEENIIIGNVALYGATEGELYARGIAAERFCVRNSGAKAVVEGVGDHACEYMTGGRAVILGPTGRNFAAGMSGGIAYVYDPNDHLLPNCNLEMVDLDPVESDADEAELRELIDDHFRYTDSSVAKAILDDWGGEVAKFVKVMPRDFKRALGELADTAAAATESKEPSAVVATTGGQN, encoded by the coding sequence ATGAGTCACGACAACCACACATCGCCTGCGTCCAATAGCCTCCCGGAGTCCGTACTTAATGGCGGGCGTCCTCCCGCACATGGTTTGTACGATCCGGAATTTGAACACGATTCGTGCGGCGTCGGCTTCATTGCCGACATTAAAGGTCGCGCCACGCATCAAATTCTGCTCGATGCCGACCGGATGCTCGTTCATATGGAGCATCGCGGGGCCTGCGGATGCGAATCGAACACGGGCGACGGGGCGGGGATTCTCACCGCGCTGCCGTACGAGTTCTTTAAGAAGAAGGCTCAGACCGATTTGGGAATCGATTTGCCGGAGCAGGGCAAATTCGCAACCGGCATCCTGTTCCTGCCGAAGATCGATAGCGAGCGGGATCAATGTAAGCAGGTGTTCGAACGCCTGGTCGCCGAGCAAGGTCAGCAGTTCCTCGGCTGGCGGAGCGTACCGACCGACCCGGACGCTGCCGATATCGGACCGAGTGCCCGGGCGTGCGAGCCGGTAATGGAGCAGCCCTTTATTGCGGCTGCTGAAGGAATCGATTCCAAAGAGTTCGATCGCCAACTCTATATTATTCGCAAAGCGGCCAGTCGTGCCCTGCGGTTGGAAAGCGATCTCGATCAGCGACTGATGTTCTACGTCTGCTCGTTGTCGACGCGTTTGATGATCTATAAAGGGATGCTCTCGGCTCCGCAGGTGCGGCCTTACTTCCCGGACCTTAATGACGAGGCGTTTACCACGCACCTCGCGATGGTGCATTCGCGGTTTGCGACGAACACATTCCCGAGTTGGGATCGCGCCCAGCCACTGCGCTATATGGCTCACAACGGTGAAATCAATACCGTTCGTGGTAATTCCAACTGGATGAGAGCTCGGCAGGGCGTGATGCGGAGCGAGCTGTTCGGCGACGACCTTCGCAAGACGTTTCCAATTGCTGAGCCGGAATGTTCGGACTCAGGTAATTTTGATAACTGCCTCGAACTGCTCGTCCAAGCCGGCCGCCCGATCCCGGAAGCGGCAATGATGATGATTCCCGAAGCCTGGCAAAATCATCATGCGATGCCCGAGCAGAAGCGGGCATTTTATGAATACTATTCTACAAAGATGGAGCCTTGGGACGGCCCGGCCAGCGTCTCGTTCACCGACGGCAAATACATCGGCGCCTGTCTCGATCGCAACGGCTTGCGGCCGAGTCGCTATTACGTAACGCACGACGACCGCGTCGTCATGGCGTCGGAAGTCGGTGTCAGTTCAGTCGAACCTGAGAATGTAAAATTTAAGGGTCGGCTGCAACCGGGCAAGATGTTTTTGGTCGACTTCGAAGAGGGGCGGATCATCCCCGATGAAGAGTTAAAGCAACGCTTCTCGTCGGCACGGCCCTATGGCGAATGGCTTAAGAGCGAACGGATTGAACTCGGCGAACTGGCGGCCGGTCCGACCGAACCGGAAGACGATTCCGAAGCGTTACTGCGGAAGATGAAGGCGTTCGGTTACACCACCGAAACGCTGAACTTCATGCTCGTGCCACTCATTAAGGCGAAGAAAGATCCGATCGGCTCGATGGGAGATGACACGGCGCTGGCGTGTCTCTCGGACAAGCCGCGGATGCTCTACGACTACTTCAAGCAACTGTTCGCCCAGGTGACCAACCCCGCGATCGATTCGATCCGCGAAGAAGTCATCATGTCGCTGGAGTGTTCGATCGGTCCCGAGGGGAATCTGCTGGGAACGGAAGCGAGCGACTGTCAACGGCTGCTTGTACCTCACCCGATTCTGACAAATGAAGAAGTCGCTTCGCTCAAGGCGATCGACCATCGCGGTTGGACGAGTAAGACGATCGACATCACCTTTCCGCGGTCAGAAGGAGCCGACGGGCTTAAGGCGACGTTAGAGCGTATTCGCAGTGAAGCTCAGCAGGCGATCAACGATGGTCATAGTCTGGTCATATTAAGTGATCGGGCGATTGATGCCGACCACGTCCCGGTTCCGTCCCTATTAGCAGTTGGCGCAGTGCATCACCATCTTGTGAAGCACGAGCTGCGCACGCGGATCGGCATTGTGCTGGAGTCCGGCGAAGCCCGTGAGGTCCATCACTTCTGTCTGCTTGCAGCCTATGGGTGCGATGCCGTCAATCCTTACATCGCCTTCGAATCTCTTAAGCAGGTTCTTAAAGAGGGGGGTGTCTCAAAGCAGGAATGGACGGACGAAAAGCTCGTCGCGGCGTATCGCAAAGGCGTGGCGAAAGGGATGCTGAAGGTGTTCGCCAAAATGGGCATCTCCACCTTGCAAAGCTATAAGGGCGCGCAAATTTTCGAGGCGCTCGGGCTGGGGCGTGAAGTCATTGAGGCGGCCTTCGTCGGCACGGCCAGCCGCATCGGCGGAATCGGACTCGATATGGTGGCGTCCGAAGCGATCCGTCGCCATGAATTAGGTTTTCCCTCGCGGACCGAAGGCGAAGACCTGCCGATTCTTCCAAATTTGGGACTGTTCGCTTGGCGGAAAGGCGGCGAAAAGCACGCTTGGAATCCGCAGACGATCGCCGCCGTGCAAGCCGCGGCGCGCACCGGCGACAAGGCGGCCTATAACCGCTTCGCCGACCTCGTCAACGAAGAGACGACCCGCAATGCCGCGTTACGGGGGCTGATGCGGTTTAAGTTCGAAGTGTGCAAATCGGTGCCGCTCGAAGAAGTTGAGCCGGCGTCGGAAATCGTCAAACGATTCTGCACGGGCGCGATGAGCTACGGCTCTATTTCCGCTGAGGCGCACGAATCGCTGGCGATCGCGATGAATAAACTTGGCGGCAAGAGCAATACCGGCGAAGGGGGCGAAGACTACAAACGCTTTGAGCCGATGGAAAACGGCGAAAGCAAGCGGTCTGCCATTAAACAAGTCGCGTCGGGCCGCTTCGGCGTCACGTCGTGGTATCTCACCAATGCGGATGAACTGCAAATTAAAATTTCGCAAGGGGCGAAGCCGGGAGAGGGAGGTGAATTGCCCGGGCACAAGGTGAATAAAATCATCGCCGCGACTCGTCACTCGACGCCCGGAGTCGGGCTGATCAGCCCGCCGCCGCACCACGATATTTACTCGATCGAAGACCTCGCCCAGTTGATCTTTGATTTAAAGAATTCCAACCCGTCGGCGCGAGTGAGTGTGAAGCTCGTTTCAGAGGTCGGCGTCGGGACGATCGCTTCGGGTGTGGCCAAAGGTCACGCGGATAATATCTTGATCGCGGGAGATTCCGGCGGCACGGGCGCCTCGCCTTTAACGAGCGTAAAGCACGCGGGCCTGCCTTGGGAGCTCGGGTTGGCCGAAACGCACCAAACGCTTGTGATGAACGATCTGCGAAGCCGCGTTCGGATTCAGACGGACGGCCAATTAAAAACCGGTCGTGACGTCGCGATCGCGACACTGCTGGGGGCCGAGGAATACGGGTTCGCCACGGCTCCGCTGATTACGCTCGGCTGCATCATGATGCGGAAGTGTCACCTCAATACCTGCCCCGTCGGCATCGCCACGCAAGACCCCGTGTTGCGTGAAAAGTTTAATGGTCAGCCGGAGAGCGTGGTCAATTACCTCTTTATGGTCGCGGAGGAATGTCGTGAGATCATGGCGAAGCTCGGCTTCCGCACGATCAACGAGATGGTCGGCCGTTGCGACGTCCTGGAGCAGGATCGCACGATCGACGATCCGAAGGCGCAGGTCATTGACCTTAGCGCAATTCTGACCCCGGCTCGAAAGCCGCACGATGCGGTCCAAGTGTTTTGCGATCGGGAACAGGACCACGGCCTCGACGACGTAAAAGACGTCTGGCTGATTAAACAAGCCGCCGATGCATTAGAAGACGGTGACCCCGTCGAAATTGAATGCGAGATCGAAAACATCGACCGCGCATTTGGGACAACCCTCAGTCACGAGATATCCAAGCGATGGGGGCAGGACGGTCTGGCCGAGGATACGATTCGCATTAAAGCGAGTGGATCGGCGGGCCAAAGTGTGGGTGCATGGGGCGTTCGTGGATTAACGATCGAGGTCGACGGTGATGCGAATGACTACGTGGGCAAAGGGCTTTGCGGAGCGAAGATCATCATTCGTCCGCCCGCGGTCTCTACCTTTGTGCCGGAAGAGAATATCATCATCGGTAACGTCGCTCTCTATGGGGCGACCGAAGGCGAACTCTACGCCCGCGGTATCGCTGCCGAACGCTTTTGTGTGCGAAATTCGGGTGCGAAGGCGGTTGTCGAAGGTGTCGGCGACCACGCCTGTGAATACATGACGGGTGGCCGCGCCGTGATTCTCGGGCCGACTGGACGAAACTTCGCAGCCGGCATGTCAGGCGGAATCGCCTACGTGTACGACCCGAATGACCATCTGCTGCCGAACTGCAATTTGGAGATGGTCGACCTTGACCCTGTCGAATCGGACGCGGACGAAGCGGAACTACGTGAATTAATCGATGACCATTTTCGCTACACCGACTCATCAGTCGCGAAGGCAATTTTGGACGACTGGGGTGGTGAGGTCGCTAAGTTCGTTAAGGTCATGCCGCGCGACTTTAAACGAGCTCTCGGCGAATTAGCCGACACTGCCGCAGCAGCAACCGAATCGAAAGAGCCGTCCGCGGTCGTCGCAACCACAGGAGGGCAGAATTAA
- a CDS encoding glycosyltransferase family 2 protein, translated as MDVSIVIPLYNEVENVEPLYEAVEAVISKLDRSSEVVLVDDGSLDGTGNAIKSLAAKDRRFKVVSFRGNFGQTAAMEAGLHAATGDVVVTLDGDLQNDPGDIPMMLTKLDEGFDLVHGWRKDRQDALLHRKVPSWIANGLISWVTKVPVHDLGCTLKAMRREVAQELNLVGEMHRFIPILAAQRGARCAEVVTRHHPRTRGVSKYGMGRVFRVLLDLMTVHYLTKYLASPMKLFGMAGFCCAGVAAISGTTTVAMKLGSGIDMTGNPMLLLTALSIMAGVQFFAIGLLGELITRIYFQSRGVPPYAVREKINFDSPDEESHDVGLKAAA; from the coding sequence ATGGACGTTTCGATCGTTATTCCGCTCTACAACGAAGTCGAGAACGTCGAACCGTTGTACGAAGCTGTCGAAGCCGTGATCTCGAAGCTCGATCGATCATCCGAAGTCGTGTTGGTCGACGACGGTTCGCTCGATGGAACAGGTAATGCGATCAAGAGTTTGGCTGCGAAAGACCGGCGTTTCAAAGTCGTCTCTTTTCGCGGAAATTTCGGTCAAACCGCGGCGATGGAAGCAGGTTTACACGCGGCGACGGGTGACGTGGTCGTCACGCTCGACGGCGACCTGCAAAATGACCCCGGCGACATCCCGATGATGCTCACCAAGTTAGATGAAGGTTTCGATCTCGTTCATGGCTGGCGGAAAGATCGACAGGACGCGCTGCTGCATCGCAAAGTCCCATCTTGGATCGCGAACGGACTGATCTCCTGGGTGACGAAGGTGCCGGTGCATGATCTCGGCTGCACGCTCAAAGCGATGCGGCGTGAGGTCGCCCAGGAACTGAACCTCGTCGGCGAGATGCACCGCTTCATTCCGATTCTCGCCGCCCAGCGCGGTGCGAGGTGCGCCGAAGTCGTCACGCGGCATCACCCTCGGACCCGCGGCGTCTCGAAGTACGGTATGGGACGGGTCTTCCGAGTGCTGCTCGATTTGATGACGGTTCACTATCTGACGAAATACCTCGCTTCGCCGATGAAACTGTTCGGGATGGCTGGCTTTTGCTGCGCTGGTGTTGCAGCGATCTCCGGCACGACGACCGTCGCGATGAAACTCGGTTCGGGAATCGATATGACCGGCAATCCAATGCTGTTGCTGACGGCGTTGTCGATCATGGCGGGCGTGCAGTTTTTTGCGATCGGTTTGCTCGGCGAACTCATCACCCGGATCTACTTTCAGTCGCGCGGAGTTCCCCCATACGCCGTGCGTGAAAAGATCAACTTCGACTCCCCCGATGAAGAGTCGCACGATGTCGGGCTGAAAGCGGCCGCCTAG
- a CDS encoding LysR family transcriptional regulator, whose product MHLKDVEIFCEVAARRSFSKAAEAHGLSQSTASHAVGSLEKRLGTLLIDRSKRPLELTGAGQVYFDGCRDLLASIRSVEDQVQQFSDRLSGRLCVTAIYSVGLLEVESAIDCFMQSHPDVDVRLEYRTPDGVYQSVLNNESHFGIVSFPRDGGDIDCIPWQSQKMVVAVGPDHRFATREEVSVAELAGERLVTFDSNLAARKQIDRWLRDADVEMTVLREFDNVETIKRSVEIGSGAAILPEPLLKREIASGSLAAVPLSDAHWYRPLGFIHRRNQALVIAAQRLIELLCSDDFVDIEPPAAVGVAG is encoded by the coding sequence ATGCACCTGAAAGACGTGGAAATTTTCTGCGAAGTCGCCGCCCGTCGGAGCTTTTCGAAAGCGGCCGAGGCGCACGGTCTTTCGCAATCGACGGCCAGTCACGCGGTGGGATCCTTGGAAAAGCGGCTCGGGACATTGCTGATCGATCGATCGAAGCGTCCGCTCGAACTGACCGGTGCGGGGCAGGTGTATTTCGACGGCTGCCGCGATTTGCTGGCGTCGATCCGGTCCGTCGAAGATCAGGTGCAGCAGTTTTCCGACCGCCTGAGCGGGCGGCTGTGTGTCACCGCGATCTATTCGGTCGGCCTGCTCGAAGTCGAATCGGCCATCGATTGCTTCATGCAGAGTCATCCGGACGTCGACGTCCGGTTGGAATATCGGACGCCCGACGGGGTGTATCAGAGCGTGCTGAACAATGAATCTCACTTTGGCATCGTTTCGTTCCCGCGTGACGGCGGCGACATCGACTGCATCCCGTGGCAGTCGCAGAAAATGGTGGTGGCTGTCGGGCCCGATCATCGCTTCGCAACGCGTGAGGAAGTTTCGGTGGCTGAGTTGGCGGGCGAGCGTCTCGTCACGTTCGACTCCAATTTAGCAGCGCGGAAGCAGATTGATCGCTGGCTGCGTGATGCCGACGTTGAAATGACCGTCCTGCGCGAATTCGATAACGTCGAGACGATCAAACGTTCGGTCGAGATCGGTAGCGGGGCGGCGATACTGCCCGAACCGTTGCTGAAACGCGAGATTGCCTCGGGTAGCTTGGCAGCGGTCCCACTTTCCGATGCCCATTGGTATCGGCCGCTCGGGTTTATTCACCGGCGGAATCAGGCCTTGGTCATCGCTGCTCAGCGGTTAATCGAACTGCTTTGCTCTGATGATTTTGTGGACATCGAACCGCCGGCGGCGGTGGGTGTCGCAGGCTGA
- a CDS encoding Uma2 family endonuclease produces MATATATTLERPPTIADLVEELGGIPADRILLLPSPGTAGDNELLAVEGRDALYELVDHVIVKKGAMAVVESRLAAVLLAILEQFLEIHRSGIVFGPDLDLRMSGGNVRKPDVSLALKGRFPDGRLPMKAIGEFGLDLAVEILSRSNTPAEMHKKRVEYFNSGCQLVWELNPRTRVCRVYSSADDYTELTEEDSLNGGDILPGFELSIKEWFRRAEEV; encoded by the coding sequence ATGGCCACCGCGACGGCGACGACCTTGGAACGACCTCCGACGATTGCCGATTTGGTTGAAGAACTTGGTGGTATCCCCGCCGACCGGATATTGCTTTTGCCGTCACCCGGAACGGCAGGCGATAACGAGTTGCTGGCAGTCGAGGGACGGGACGCATTATATGAGTTGGTTGATCACGTTATCGTTAAGAAGGGTGCTATGGCCGTAGTAGAGAGCCGGTTGGCTGCGGTGCTTCTCGCGATACTTGAGCAATTCCTAGAAATTCACCGGTCCGGTATTGTGTTTGGGCCAGATCTCGATCTCCGGATGTCCGGAGGCAATGTGCGTAAGCCAGATGTTTCTCTGGCCCTGAAAGGTCGGTTCCCGGATGGCCGGCTTCCGATGAAGGCGATTGGCGAATTCGGCTTAGACCTTGCCGTAGAGATACTCAGTCGCTCGAACACGCCCGCGGAGATGCATAAGAAGCGAGTCGAATATTTTAACTCCGGCTGCCAGCTTGTCTGGGAGTTAAATCCGCGAACCAGAGTTTGTCGCGTTTATTCCTCCGCTGATGACTACACCGAACTTACGGAAGAAGACTCGTTGAACGGCGGGGATATTCTTCCCGGGTTCGAACTCTCGATCAAAGAATGGTTCCGACGAGCGGAAGAAGTTTGA
- a CDS encoding ArnT family glycosyltransferase: protein MSSLSHATAGSVVSIGAAPVASARLSRAMKPAMLAAFAATLFLFFQLGTWRPAGHHESLAIVPAQEMLRTGDFLVPTYAGEPRLRKPPLVYWTHATVGRLAGRIDTATARLPSALAAVGLAILLFFWADAWYGRTAAVAAFLAQVSSVYVVTYGRSAEVDMTLCLLSTAALFLIAPKEADDRGSLSYRDGTIIGLLAAVSWLGKFHFGPAMIFGVAIVWLTLRGRRDQIRKLLLNPGTLVALPAAIFVWPMLLLAERPDAIEIWLVETVGRAVGATGSSPIWYYVPHLLGLSMPWTIFAIPGAVLSFQAAWPSTAASLRQRFSWRATSARRDARPTDLRERFLWVWLLTQLAILSLSVNKHSHYLLPALPICSLWAARRIEQLRKCAARGEPLLNVPATCVAVAAVLAGLVYLVMRLDARHDVPVLSLSTLAASIFASAAIVALVLLPLRKPKTAAILIGGVGCFGFIVGLMWVLPSNDGRQEVAASAQRVDALVPPYEPLFAFDIGEHAVVGHLDRPIKRANSIAGLRQMLAVRDAIWVIAPSKSTAVLHTHRWVDRDWNVPFGTTDLRVVRLRPVDRSEHGRVR, encoded by the coding sequence ATGTCGTCGCTATCCCATGCCACCGCCGGCTCGGTTGTGTCGATCGGAGCAGCCCCCGTGGCGTCGGCCCGGCTGTCGCGCGCGATGAAGCCCGCGATGCTGGCTGCTTTTGCGGCCACGCTGTTCCTGTTCTTTCAACTCGGAACTTGGCGACCTGCGGGGCACCACGAATCGTTGGCGATCGTGCCTGCGCAGGAGATGCTGCGCACCGGTGATTTTCTCGTTCCGACCTACGCCGGTGAGCCTCGGCTGCGGAAGCCGCCTCTTGTCTATTGGACCCATGCCACGGTCGGGCGTTTGGCCGGTCGGATCGACACTGCGACCGCACGCCTCCCGAGTGCCCTTGCCGCGGTCGGTTTGGCGATCCTTCTCTTTTTCTGGGCGGATGCGTGGTATGGACGAACGGCTGCCGTCGCGGCGTTTCTTGCTCAGGTCTCCAGTGTCTACGTGGTGACTTACGGTCGTTCGGCCGAGGTCGATATGACCCTCTGCCTGCTTTCGACTGCCGCGCTATTTCTGATCGCGCCGAAAGAGGCGGATGATCGGGGGAGCCTCTCTTACCGAGACGGGACGATCATTGGCCTGCTAGCCGCCGTCAGTTGGCTCGGGAAATTTCATTTCGGACCGGCGATGATTTTCGGTGTCGCGATCGTTTGGCTCACGCTGCGAGGTCGCCGAGACCAAATCCGGAAACTCTTACTGAATCCCGGCACGCTTGTGGCATTGCCGGCTGCCATCTTCGTTTGGCCAATGTTGCTGCTAGCCGAACGACCCGACGCCATCGAGATCTGGTTGGTCGAGACGGTCGGCCGGGCGGTCGGGGCGACCGGATCGTCACCGATTTGGTACTACGTTCCGCATTTGCTCGGACTGTCGATGCCGTGGACGATCTTCGCTATTCCGGGGGCGGTGCTGAGTTTTCAGGCTGCCTGGCCGTCAACGGCAGCCTCTTTGCGTCAGCGATTCTCGTGGCGGGCGACGTCGGCCCGTCGTGACGCTCGTCCGACCGATCTGCGAGAACGCTTTCTTTGGGTTTGGTTGTTGACCCAATTGGCGATCCTTTCCCTGTCGGTCAATAAGCACAGTCACTATCTCCTCCCGGCCCTCCCAATCTGTTCGCTGTGGGCCGCTCGGAGAATCGAGCAGTTGCGAAAATGCGCAGCGCGGGGCGAACCGCTGCTGAATGTGCCCGCAACTTGCGTCGCAGTCGCGGCCGTACTGGCCGGTCTCGTCTATCTGGTGATGCGATTGGATGCGCGGCACGACGTTCCGGTGCTTTCGCTTTCGACGCTCGCCGCCTCGATATTCGCGTCGGCTGCAATCGTCGCGCTGGTGCTCCTTCCGTTGCGCAAGCCGAAGACCGCGGCGATTTTGATCGGCGGAGTCGGATGCTTCGGATTCATCGTCGGGTTGATGTGGGTGCTCCCCTCAAACGATGGCCGACAGGAAGTGGCCGCCTCCGCGCAGCGAGTTGATGCGTTAGTGCCGCCATACGAACCGTTATTCGCATTCGACATCGGTGAGCACGCGGTCGTTGGTCATCTGGACCGGCCGATTAAACGAGCGAATTCGATTGCCGGACTCCGGCAGATGTTGGCGGTGCGGGATGCGATTTGGGTAATCGCTCCCTCAAAGTCGACTGCCGTATTGCACACGCACAGATGGGTAGATCGAGATTGGAACGTCCCGTTCGGAACGACCGACCTGAGAGTGGTCCGTCTCCGGCCGGTCGACCGGTCTGAACACGGGCGAGTTCGATAG